From the Burkholderia cenocepacia genome, the window GCTGCTGGGCGGCACGCAGATTGAAACGCAGCGTTGCCCCGTGTTGTTCGAGCCGATGGCCGCGATGTCGCTGCTCGGCGAGTTCGTCAACGCGGCATCCGGCGATGCGCTTTATCGGGCGGGCTCGTACTTGACTCGCCGTCTCGGCACCCCAGTCTTTGCCGATCACATTCAGTTGTACGAAGATCCATTCGTCTCCAGGGGAATGGCGAGTCGCTGCTTCGACTCCGATGGCGTTGCCGTCTCTCGGCGATCGGTCGTCGACGCGGGCGTGTTGCGCGGCTATTTTCTTGGCTTGTACGCGGCCCGGCGTCTCGGCATGGCGCCGACCGGCAACGGCTGGGGCCCGCACAACCTCGAAGTGCGCAGTGCGAAAACCGCGAACTCGGACGGGATCGACGCGATGCTGGAGAGGCTCGATCGCGGCCTGTTCGTCACCGAGATGGCAGGCGGCGGCGTAAATCGGCTGACCGGCGATTTCTCGCGTGCCGCGAAGGGGTTGTGGGTGGAGAACGGCCAGATCCGTTTTCCGGTCACCGGCATCACGATCGCGTCGAATCTGAATGCGATGTTTTCCGGTCTGCTCGCCGTGGGGGCCGACACCGTGACCAGAGGAAGCTTCCGCACGGGTTCGTGGCTGATCGATGAAATGAGAATCGGCGGCAGCTGACGCGCGCGATGCGCGGCCATCCTTTCCTGTCACATACCGGTACGACACCATGCTGGACACGCACGAAACCCTGACTGACACCCGCGGCCCCTCGCTCCACGACATGCGTCGCGCGGCGTATGCCGGGCTGCTCGACAAATACGGCATCGACGAAACGCATTTGTTCGCCGCGCTGAACAGCGCGCTCGGGCAGTCCGGCGACTTCGCCGACATCTATCTGAAGGAGTCGATCGCCGAATCGTGGTCGCTAGAAGGCGGCGCCGTGCGGGGCGGCGCCTGGCAGTGCGATTCGGGATTCGGCATTCGCGTGCTGAACGGCGAGGAGACGACGTTCGCAAGTTCGCAACGAATCGGGGCGGACGCGTTGCGCACGATCGCGCGGCAGATTCGGTCGGGACCGGAGGTTCTTTCCCGCGTAACGCCTCGCGGCGAACCAGCCGGCTCCGCGGCGGCGCGATCGATCTATCTTCCGAGCGCCTCACTCGGCGCGATCGGCGCGGAGCGGAAACTCGGGCTGCTCAAGCGCGTCGACGAACTGGCGCGTTCGAAGGATCGGCGCGTGGTTGAGGTCAACGCCATGCTCGCCGCGACGCACGAGACGGTGTGGATCGCGCGTTGCGACGGACTCGGCGTCGGCGACGTGCGACCCATGCTGCGACTGGCGATCAACGTTCGGGTCAAATCGGGCGACCGGGTCGAAAGCGCGAGCGGCGGGATCGGCGGCCGCTACGGGCTCGCTTCGTGGTCGGACGACGACCTCCGCGCGCTGGTGTACGACCGCGTCGAAGCCGCGCTGACGAAACTCGATGCACGGCCCGCGCCGGCGGGGACGATGACCGTCGTCGTCGGGCCGGGCTGGAACGGCGTGCTGTTGCACGAAGCCGTGGGCCATGGTCTCGAGGCCGACGGCATACGGCGCAAGACCTCGGTGTTCGCGGGCCGCGTCGGCGAGCAAGTGGCGGCGCGCAACGTCACCATCGTCGACGACGGCACGCTCGAAGGCCGCCGTGGGTCGCTCAATGTCGACGACGAGGGCTGTCCGACGCAACGCACGGTGTTGATCGAGGACGGCGTGTTGCGCGGCTGCATGCAGGATTCGCTCAACGCGCGCCTGATGAACATGCGGCCGACGGGCAATGGCCGCCGCGAGGGCTATGCGGTGTTGCCGATGCCGCGCATGACCAACACGTTCATGCTCAACGGCGATCGCGAGCACGACGAGATCATTGCGTCGGTGAAACGCGGGATATACGTGGCGGGGCTCGAGGGCGGGCAGGTCGACATCACGAGCGGGCAGTTCGTGTTCGAGGCGTCGGAAGCATTCCTGATCGAAAACGGCAAGCTCTGCACACCCGTGAAAGGCGCGACGATCACCGGCAACGGGCTGGAAACGATCCAGAAAATCAGCATGGTCGGCAACAACCTCGAACTCGACACGGGCCGCGCCGTGTGCGGCAAGGCCGGCCAGTCGGTGCCGGTGAGCGTGGGGCAGCCTACCGTTCGGGTGGACGACATGACGGTGGGCGGCACGGCATGACGAATGCGTGCGGACGGATGGCGAACCGAAGATGAGAGGGTGGACGCAGCGCCTCGACCAGTCGAGGGTCCGGTCGCGGGCGGACAAGACGGAACTTCTGCCTTTACCGAAGGCCATTCGCGACGCGCTTTCGCTGGAGTATCACCTTCAGCTCGAAGCGCTGCGCGCCGGGGCCGGTTCGCTGACCGCGCTGCGCATCCTGTTGCGCGTGGCGATGGCCGCCGCGATGCTGCGCGAGCTCGGCTACGGCGGGCAACGCCTGCATGCGTGCGACGAATACGAGCGCATCGCCGGCGATGCCTATGAATCGGGAGAGGAAGGCCGCTACGGATTCGATCCGGCCGCCTTTTGCGCGTTCGCGGCGCTCGTGACGGATCACGACGCGCAACTCGAGACGGCGCCCGTCCGGGTGATCGACATCGTCGCACGGCAACTGGAGCGACCCGGCGCGGCGCAGTGAAAGCGGCACGTTCGCGACCACGAACGGCAGGGAAGAAGGTCAGCCGGCAGCCGAGCGCCGACGCGGGTGCCGCCGGCTCATGTCATCAGATAGCACTGCGTCAAGGCATGCGCGATATATTTGCGCACCATGCTCACCGACACGCCGAGCCGCTCGGCGATCTCAGCGTGCGTGAGGCCGTCGATCTGACTCAGCACGAAAGCGCTTTTCGCGTTGGGGGACAGGCCGTTCAACGCCTGATCCACGAGCAAGAGCGCCTGTGTCACTTCCGCCATGCTTTCCGCCGATGGGGTGACGGCTTCTTCCCGATGGGCGAGCGTTTCCAGGTACGCGCGTTCCAGGTCGCGGCGGCGCCACATTTCATAGGTGAGGCGCTGGGCGATGACCGTGAGAAAGGCGCGTGCATCGCGCACCGCTGTCAGGTCCTGCATACCGGCAAGTTCCGCGAACGACGACGACGCGAGATCCTCCGCATCGGCAGGCGAGCCGACGCGCCTTTGCAGTTTCGACTTCAGCCATGCATAGCTCGCGCGGAATTCACTCGTCAGCCATGCCGCGCGCGAGCGCGTGCGTTCGTCGTCGACATCGCATCTCGTGGGGGAGCCACTGATCGGTGAACTGTAATTCATATGAAACGGATTCCTGGACCTGCGGCGTCAAGGCACGCAAGCGTGCATGAAAACAGCACATGAAGAAGCGCACATTATTTGCGCCGCCACGCCTCTGGAAGTGACAACGCCTCTGCGCAGCGCCCAGGCTTGAGTATGCCATTACAAAAACCACCCGAGTCAAAGTGGTTTGAAACCAACGCAATATTTTGCGCCGTCGTTTCGCCGTCGAAGGACCATGCCGTCGTCGCTCGATAAGTCTGACGAATACGCGAACGATACGGACACCGCATCATCGGGGAACCAAGGAATCGTCGAATCGTCATAAGGTCACGTTCGGAACGCGAGCGGCGAATTCGCGGCATCCCGAGTGCGACGTGACGATCGCCGTCGAGCTTCGGCGACGTAGAGTCCGACCGCGGACGCCTCGTGATCCTTGCTCGCGACAGGCGTCGAGTGCGGTCGGCGTGTCGGACGTTCCGTTATTGACAACGGCGCGTATCGACACGCGAATGAAGGACCGCGATTACACGAGACTAGGGGAGTGAGCCAAACATCTATTGGCTTTCAGGGGCAGCGCCAGCCCGTTGTCAGCATGAACAGGCTCCATGCGCCAATTGCCGCGCGACCTGCTTCACTCCGCATCGTCAATGCGGCCCGTCGTGCCTGATCCCAGCCGCATCGAGCTGCCGAAGTTTCGCGTACAGCGTCGTGCGCGAAATGCCGAGCTGCCGTGCGGCCGCCGACACGTTGCCGTCGTGCTCGTCGAGCGCGCGGCGGATCGCGTCGAGCGACTGTTCGTGCAGGCTCGCCTGCGGGCCGGCGGCCGACGCGACGTTGCACACGTCGGCAGCGTCTTCGAGCACATCGGCGTGCCGCGCCCTGGTCGCGCGATCGAGCGGCGCACGCACGGTGCGCACCCATACGTGGCTACCATCGTCGCGCGCGATCCGCTGCGGCGTACGTGCCGGTGTCAGCAACCGGCGCTGCTGCGCGGGCGTCGCGCCCGGAAACAGTTGCCGGAGATCGACCGGCGCCACCGGCCCGGCGGGCGCGAGATCGAGCATCTGGCGGGCCAGGCGGCTCACCGCGCGCACGCGGCCCGCTTCGTCGAGCGCGATGACGCCGGCGAGCGGCGTGCCGAGCCAGCGCGGATCGAATTGCACCTGCAGCAGATGGCAGTCGCGCAGCATTGCATAGAGCCGCTGTTCGGCGGACAGCGATGCGTGCCGGAATGACTCGCGCAGCTGCGCGATATTACGCCGGCCGACGCCGGTGATATCGAGCGCGCCGATCACTTCGCCGTCGAAGCCCACCAGCGGCACCGCGAGACAGAACACCCGTGACAACTCGTCGAGATAGTGCTGCGCGCCCGCGACGACGGTTTCGGCGCCGTCGTGAATCACGCAGCTCGGCGCGGTCGTGCCGATGTTCGGTTCGACGATCCGGCGCCCGGCGACGATCGGCGTGAGCAGCGCGTCGTCGCATTGCGGGCTGCGGCGCGCATGGACGATCGTGCCGTGCGGATTGACGCACATGATCGTCCATTCGCTGCCGCCGAATGCGGCCCACAGCGGCTCGATCTCCTGCGCGACGCAGCGGGTGAGCCGCCGGTCCGCGCGCGATTCGGCGGGTTCGCGCTGCATTTCATAGCGGGCGGTTTGCCAGGGCCGCAGCCCGGCGTCGCGCGAACGCAGCCACGAACGCGCGACGCTGGCCGGCAACGCCGTTTCCGGCAGCGGCTCGCCCGCGGCGAAGCGGGCGCGGAGCCGGTCGAGGTCGACCGGCCGTGAAAGGGATTCAGGGGCCGTGTTCACGCTGCGCTCCATTTGAAGTCGAGGTCCGGGCCAGGCGTGGCGGCCTGGCGTGTCGCGCGAATGCGTAATATAGCCCGGTGCCCGAAGGCGGGTATTTTCCCGGGAAGGGGCGCCGCCGTGTGCGTCGGCGTGCGGCCGGCGGCGCCTGTTGCGTTCAATGCGGCAAACGCAGGATCGGCTTGAGCGTGATCCCCTTGCTGCTGTCTTCCGCCGCCTGGTTGATCTGGTCGAGCGGATAGAACTTTACCAGCCGGTCGAACGGAAACCGCCCTTGCAGATGCAGTTGCACGAGTTGCGGAATGAACGTCTGCGGCACGCTGTCGCCTTCGACGATGCCGCGGATCGTGTGGCCGCCGAGCAGCAGGCTGTTCACGTCGAATTCGGCCCGGGTGCCGAGCTTCGGCGCGCCGACCACGCCCATCGTGCCGCGCGAGCCGAGCGCGTCGATCCCTTGCGACAACACCGCCGGCAGCCCGGTCGATTCGAGCGCGAAGTCGACGCCGCCGCCGGTGATCTCCCGGATCGCGTCGACCACGTCGACCTCCCGGCTGTTGAGCGCGTGCGTCGCGCCGAGTTCCAGCGCCAGCGCGAGCCGCGACGGTACGATGTCGACCGCGATGATCGTCGTTGCGCCGGCGATGCGCGCGGCCATCACCGCGCTCATCCCGACCGCGCCCGCGCCAAAGCTCGCGAAGCTGCTGCCGGTGCGCACCGCGAGCGAATTGATGACGGCGCCCGCACCGGTCTGGATCCCGCAGCCGAGCGGGCCGAGCAGTTCGAGCGGCGCTTCCTTCGGCACCTTGATCGCGTTGTTCTCGCGGGCGAGCGCGTAGCTCGCGAACGACGACTGCGCGAAGAAATGATCGTGCAGCGGCTGGCCGGATTCGTCGCGAAGCGCGGTCTGCCCGTCCGCGTCGGCGCCGCCGAAGTTCAGCGCGAAAAACTGCCGGCAATACGCGCCGTGACCGCCGACGCACGACGTGCAGTGACCGCACGCGCCGTAGGTCAGCACGACGTGGTCGCCCGCGGCGAGCGTCTTCACGTTCGGGCCGACCGCCTCGACCACGCCGGCGCCCTCGTGACCGAGCACGGCCGGCAGCGGCACCGGATAGTACTGGTCGCGCACGATCAGGTCGGTATGGCACAAGCCGGTCGCGACGACGCGCACCAGCACTTCGTCGCCGCGCGGCGCGCGGATGCGGGCCGCTTCGATCGAGAAGGGCGCGCCGGCGGCGCGCGCGACGGCCGCGGTGACGGCGCGTGTGTCGTGTTCGGTGTACATGGTCGGTCTCCTCGTCAAATCGGATACGGCGGCGCTTCGCCCTTGATCGTCAGCCACTGCCACTGCGTGAATTCCTCCCAGTTTGCCGCACCGCCGATGCTCGAGCCATTACCCGATGCGCCGACACCGCCGAACGGGTTGATCACTTCGTCGTTGACCGTCTGGTCGTTGATGTGCAGCAGCCCCGTGTTCAGGCGCTCGCCGATTCGCAGCGCGCGGCCGACGTCGGCGGACAGGATCGCCATCGACAGCCCGTATTCGGTCCGGTTCGCGAGCGCGATCGCGTCCTCGTCGGTATCGAACGGCACGACGATCGCGACCGGCCCGAAAATTTCCTCGTCGAACGCCGGATTGCCCGGCGCGACGCCGCTCAGCACGGTCGGCTCGAAGAACAGGCCGCGATGGCCGCCGCCCGTCTCGACGCGTGCGCCCGCGCGGCGGGCCGCGTCGACCAGGTTCGCCGCATGGTCGCGTTGCGCGGCGTTGATCAGTGGGCCGAGACCGACGTCGCCGCCGGCCGGGTCGCCGACGCGCAGGCTGCGCGCCTTCTCGACGAGCTTCGCGACGAAGCGGTCGTGAATCGCGCGCTGCACGAGCACGCGGCCGGTCGCCATGCAGATCTGGCCTTGATGCAGATACGCACCCCATGCGGTGTTCGCGACCGCGCGGTCGAGGTCGGCATCGTCGAGCACGATCAGCGAATTCTTGCCGCCGAGTTCGAGCGATACCTTCTTCAGGTGGCGGCCGGCGGCTTCGCCCACCTTGCGTCCGGCCGCGGTGGAGCCGGTGAACTGGATCATCGCGACGTGCGGATCGGCGACCAGCGCCGCGCCGGCTGCGCCGTCGCCGGGCAGCACGTGCAGCACGCCTTCGGGCAGGCCGGCGAGCTCGAACACGCGGGCGATCGCGATGCCGCCGCACACGGCGGTGCGCGGATCGGGCTTCAGCACGACCGCGTTGCCGAGCGCGAGCGCGGGTGCCACCGCGCGTATCGCGAGGTACAGCGGGAAATTGAACGGCGAGATCACGCCGACCACGCCGCGCGGGCGGCGGCGCGCGAGCGACAGCCGGCCGGCCGCTGATGGCAGCACTTCGCCGGCCGCGCGAGATGGCAGCCCGGCCGCTTCGTGCAGCGCCTTGATCGTGACGGACGTTTCGAATGCAGCCTTCGCGCGCGTCGAGCCGCTTTCGCGCACGAGCCAGTCGACGATCGCATCGGCGTGCGTTTCGG encodes:
- a CDS encoding NAD(P)-dependent alcohol dehydrogenase — protein: MYTEHDTRAVTAAVARAAGAPFSIEAARIRAPRGDEVLVRVVATGLCHTDLIVRDQYYPVPLPAVLGHEGAGVVEAVGPNVKTLAAGDHVVLTYGACGHCTSCVGGHGAYCRQFFALNFGGADADGQTALRDESGQPLHDHFFAQSSFASYALARENNAIKVPKEAPLELLGPLGCGIQTGAGAVINSLAVRTGSSFASFGAGAVGMSAVMAARIAGATTIIAVDIVPSRLALALELGATHALNSREVDVVDAIREITGGGVDFALESTGLPAVLSQGIDALGSRGTMGVVGAPKLGTRAEFDVNSLLLGGHTIRGIVEGDSVPQTFIPQLVQLHLQGRFPFDRLVKFYPLDQINQAAEDSSKGITLKPILRLPH
- a CDS encoding helix-turn-helix domain-containing protein, which translates into the protein MNTAPESLSRPVDLDRLRARFAAGEPLPETALPASVARSWLRSRDAGLRPWQTARYEMQREPAESRADRRLTRCVAQEIEPLWAAFGGSEWTIMCVNPHGTIVHARRSPQCDDALLTPIVAGRRIVEPNIGTTAPSCVIHDGAETVVAGAQHYLDELSRVFCLAVPLVGFDGEVIGALDITGVGRRNIAQLRESFRHASLSAEQRLYAMLRDCHLLQVQFDPRWLGTPLAGVIALDEAGRVRAVSRLARQMLDLAPAGPVAPVDLRQLFPGATPAQQRRLLTPARTPQRIARDDGSHVWVRTVRAPLDRATRARHADVLEDAADVCNVASAAGPQASLHEQSLDAIRRALDEHDGNVSAAARQLGISRTTLYAKLRQLDAAGIRHDGPH
- a CDS encoding benzaldehyde dehydrogenase; amino-acid sequence: MDSNTPALFDTDIWRGKTFTGRWHASPHAADVIEPATGNTLGRIGLADSSAIAEASATAHRAQPAWFALPYDDRAAVLRRAAAVAETHADAIVDWLVRESGSTRAKAAFETSVTIKALHEAAGLPSRAAGEVLPSAAGRLSLARRRPRGVVGVISPFNFPLYLAIRAVAPALALGNAVVLKPDPRTAVCGGIAIARVFELAGLPEGVLHVLPGDGAAGAALVADPHVAMIQFTGSTAAGRKVGEAAGRHLKKVSLELGGKNSLIVLDDADLDRAVANTAWGAYLHQGQICMATGRVLVQRAIHDRFVAKLVEKARSLRVGDPAGGDVGLGPLINAAQRDHAANLVDAARRAGARVETGGGHRGLFFEPTVLSGVAPGNPAFDEEIFGPVAIVVPFDTDEDAIALANRTEYGLSMAILSADVGRALRIGERLNTGLLHINDQTVNDEVINPFGGVGASGNGSSIGGAANWEEFTQWQWLTIKGEAPPYPI
- the tldD gene encoding metalloprotease TldD; this encodes MLDTHETLTDTRGPSLHDMRRAAYAGLLDKYGIDETHLFAALNSALGQSGDFADIYLKESIAESWSLEGGAVRGGAWQCDSGFGIRVLNGEETTFASSQRIGADALRTIARQIRSGPEVLSRVTPRGEPAGSAAARSIYLPSASLGAIGAERKLGLLKRVDELARSKDRRVVEVNAMLAATHETVWIARCDGLGVGDVRPMLRLAINVRVKSGDRVESASGGIGGRYGLASWSDDDLRALVYDRVEAALTKLDARPAPAGTMTVVVGPGWNGVLLHEAVGHGLEADGIRRKTSVFAGRVGEQVAARNVTIVDDGTLEGRRGSLNVDDEGCPTQRTVLIEDGVLRGCMQDSLNARLMNMRPTGNGRREGYAVLPMPRMTNTFMLNGDREHDEIIASVKRGIYVAGLEGGQVDITSGQFVFEASEAFLIENGKLCTPVKGATITGNGLETIQKISMVGNNLELDTGRAVCGKAGQSVPVSVGQPTVRVDDMTVGGTA
- a CDS encoding sigma-70 family RNA polymerase sigma factor, giving the protein MNYSSPISGSPTRCDVDDERTRSRAAWLTSEFRASYAWLKSKLQRRVGSPADAEDLASSSFAELAGMQDLTAVRDARAFLTVIAQRLTYEMWRRRDLERAYLETLAHREEAVTPSAESMAEVTQALLLVDQALNGLSPNAKSAFVLSQIDGLTHAEIAERLGVSVSMVRKYIAHALTQCYLMT